TTGACGAGCCTGCTGGGCTTCATGATGGGGAGCCCGAGGTCGGAGAGCGTCTTGGTGCCCCAGTCCTCGAACCAGCTGAGCCCGACGCACTCGGAGAGCATGTGCACGACTGCCGCCTGGGTGATGATGTTGCTGATGGTTCCCTCCCCGATGTCCACCACGGGGAGGCTCTTCATCCGGTACttggacagcagcagcagcatggtgAGGAAGGTGTCTGAGCTCTGCAGCGCCAGGAACGGCGCCCAGCGGAAGGACCCGGAGATGTCCTTCACCTTGGTCCGCTTGAACAGCTCCGACGACGGCAGCGACCCGAACGCCTCCGccacggccgcctccgcctccatcgacgccgccgccggtggctgTGCTTTTGGGCCTTCGAGCGCGACGGTGCCGAGCttggcggcgagctcgtcggcgccgagcgcggcgccggcgccggcctcggACTGGTGGAGGAGCCAGACGGCGATCCCCGCGAACTCGACGATGCCGATGTAGCGGTCGATCCAGGACGCGTCGTCGGGGGCGTCCACGTTGCGGACGGGCGCGCCGTTGATGCGGTTGCGGGACAGGATGTCCACGGCCTCGGCGAGCGTCGCGTCCGAGGGGATGTCCACCAGCTGGGAACCGAAGGTCTgcgggaaggaggagacggggATGGCGTCGAAGCAGCTGTTGAGCTTGTCGCCCCGgctcagctgctgctgctccggggACTGCTCGAGGCTGTCCCAGATGTCCTCCACGCGCATCCCGATCTCCGCCTCCGGGCTCCACCGCGCGCTCCCCAGCGgcgtctccggcaccggcccATGCTCATCGTCCCGCCGCTCCTCCCGCGTCCGGATCTCCCGACGAGCCTGCATCGGATTCGCTTGGGATGGATGATCCTTTGGCTTTCCTCAATCCTCCTACGCGCGCGACCTTGGAGGCTCTGCTTGGTCGCTTCTCCCCGCCGAGAACCGTGGCAGATGTGTGTGCTTCCGCCAAGGTTTCGCGCGCCAGAAACACAAGGGGGAGATGACAAGTGGCTTGCAGCCCGGCACTTGTGGGCTCTCTGACATTCCTTCTCTGTTGTTCGAAGGAGTAAAAAGGAAACGAAATTCCTCGATGGATCGTTAATGGGCCTCCGATGGGTCGAATCTACGGGCGGCCCAGTACGGACTCCACTGCGGAGCCAGGATGGGCCGGGAGATATTTTGCGGCTACTACTCCTTTCGCAAGTCATGGCTGTCGGGGGGTCCACATGGCAGCGACGGAGCAAAGCGGTGCCGCGGTCCCCTTCTCTGGCTCCCAGGACAACAAAGAACAACTCCTCCGAGCCCCCACACCTCAACAACACTTCGCCCCCAAATCGAAGCGAGGCCTAAAACCCTAAGCCCCCGGCGCCGCACcggatctcgccgccgccgacgaccccATGGACATGGCAAGCATGAACGACCCGGAgaggctcttcttcttcgacctcGCCTGTAAGACCGCCAAGGCCACCTACGAGGAGAACCCCCTCGACGCCGACGTACGCATCCTCCTACTTTTTCTCCCTGTTCCGTTCTGAGTGGACGCGATCCCGTCTGATCTGATGTTGTTTCGTGATGCGTCGCAGAACCTGACGCGATGGGGCGGCGCGCTGCTGGAGCTGTCGCAGATGCAGAACGGCGAAGATAGCCTCAAGTGCCTCGAAGGTATGCCCCTGAGATTTTTGCGCCTGGACCTGGTTATACCGGCGGTATTGATTGCTTCCATGTGGAGTTTGGGGTGGCTTTCGTTGCTTTCTCCTAAATTGGTTGGAATAGATCCTCTACCTGGGCGCAGTTGCAACTGATTGCTTGCACTTATGTTGTGTCTTCTAGCATCCTTATAAAGGCTACCCTGTTTTAGTCAGGGTGCGCTTCTGCTGCACCACATAAATCAACTTCGTGATTAGCGGACACATTCCACATATCCTGCTAGTCCCGCTTAGCCTGTTAGTAGAGCTTGTTGCACTGTCGGGTCGGACTCGCACGCATGCTGACTGGCAAATGACATTTACAGTATGCATAAGTTGTATGCTGGTGTTAGGACTCTTACATTGCATACACTTGATTGTCATTGTTTGCAGTCTGGAATCCATCGTAGTACATGGTCTACAGCTCTGCAGAGGTTACTCCATGCAATGTCCGAATAGCCTGCTAAGCCTGTTTATGCCGTATGTTTCTGATCACGCCGTGTAGCTATGCATGCTGGCG
The Brachypodium distachyon strain Bd21 chromosome 2, Brachypodium_distachyon_v3.0, whole genome shotgun sequence genome window above contains:
- the LOC100823360 gene encoding SNF1-related protein kinase regulatory subunit gamma-1 codes for the protein MQARREIRTREERRDDEHGPVPETPLGSARWSPEAEIGMRVEDIWDSLEQSPEQQQLSRGDKLNSCFDAIPVSSFPQTFGSQLVDIPSDATLAEAVDILSRNRINGAPVRNVDAPDDASWIDRYIGIVEFAGIAVWLLHQSEAGAGAALGADELAAKLGTVALEGPKAQPPAAASMEAEAAVAEAFGSLPSSELFKRTKVKDISGSFRWAPFLALQSSDTFLTMLLLLSKYRMKSLPVVDIGEGTISNIITQAAVVHMLSECVGLSWFEDWGTKTLSDLGLPIMKPSRLVKVREDESALKAFRQMRKRGVGGIPVVDGADKPMGSIMIKDVKHLLTASEANRDYRTLTAKEFIASARQSSGEKQMSIITCTGDDTVKDIILRLDAEKRQRIYVVDAEGNLDGLITLRDIIAKLVYEPPGYFGDFFNGVIPMPQNSRV